The genomic window TGGAAGAAACAAAAACCCACGGCcagttttgaaatggaatttgagtTTGAACTGTTACAGATTATAGGGAATGAGGTCATTCTGGTTGTGGATATTGGAATGAGAGCTGGCCTGACTACAACATTTTTAGCTAAAATAGAGATTGAAGAAGGCTTGCAAAGCAAATGCTGGACTTGAGAGAGGAAGTGATTAAGGCAtgaagagaaacagaggagaagCAAGGTCAGCCTAAAGACAGATTTCTGTGGTGGTTAGGATAAGATGGAGACTCAACCAGAAAGGAAGATGTGGGAGCCTGAGTTATGACTCAAAGGCTTCTCCCCTTTACACTAAAGCCCATGTTTGGGTTaatgagaaatgtgaattatttttaaaagagtgagCAAAGCTGGTATGTTAGACTTTAGAATTTTTAGTGGAAAAGATTCGATTATATAACACATCATCTTAGGTTCTTCCATAAACTGTATGTCCAAAGGGTTCCATAGTTCCTCCTGAAGGtaataatacatataaaacacagatccatttcctcatttatcaaaaatgttttctaaatgttAACATTCTGGTTCACATGGGTAAATTTCTTACTCACATTTAAATGGTGGAGAAGAATAGTAATGGTAAGACACTCACTGCCACAGCAATCTTGGGGCTCCAAGCCACGGAGGGCTATGTTGCTAAGAGATCCTCTAGATAGCCCTTAGGTGTTATTCAAGGCTGCTCATGGTGTGGAGGTCTAGAGAGTGGTGGTGAAAAGATGACTcaatttggagttggaggacccAGGTTTAAATCCCAGGTCTGccacttcctttctttgtaaatgttttgcaagtcacttgttttctggactgcagtttcctcatctttaagggGGTTGAATGAAATAACCTTTGAAGTCCATTGCTACATTAGATCTGTGACCCTACAATTTGTAATACTAGACTGTAGCAGTCATAATAGAGTAATATACCTAATGTTTTCTCTTAACACTTCGTAATTGATATCAAATACTGACTTTGCATAAGCTTTAAGGTTTAATAATAACTGAGATAAATAGAACCCTTTATGAGTTAAGAGTTTCCCACaaggttataaaaaaaaaacattcttaactgcactttaggaaaaaggAAACCAAGGTTGACTGCAGTGAGGTGACTTAGCCAAGGTTACACAGTCACATCTTTGGAATTTTTATCGAGGTCTTCTGACTGCAAGTGCACTTGTAACTTAAAGAAAGAAGATAGTAAGCAGAACCCAAGGGCAGTGAATTATTTGATGTGATTAGTCCAACTGTGCAGATTTGGTGAGACATGTAAGGAGTATagtcatcccttccacatcacataatctggaaaattctaataaaattttttggctctccataccagagaagaagtatgaattttttcttttatggggtgtttatagtaccttattataaaatttgggttgatattatataatactatacatgtattttatgcattttgagtttctaaactttttctgtgtcattctGCCGGCcttgtgtcatctgcagcttcagcaaaactccccccaaattcccatttaatttcttatgttgacTTATATCAAAACCTCGATGGGGAAAGTcgtgatgtagaagggataacaaTACCTGGGAAAAAACATGAGTGCTTTTCAATTGCATTCTATGTCATCCCAGAATATATTCTGAACTAAAAGTCTGTCTTTTTGTTTCATAGTCACTGACCATCCTTAATCTACATGTTAtgcttttcttaaaaattaagatGCCCCTTGACGTTCTTAAAGATTTTGGACTAAACCTGCTGAACAAGCAAAACTAGAAACCCAATTAATTACCCTAGATATTTTGCAGATTAACTTGTAAAATGGAATTTGAAGGGAAGTTAAGTAGTGtagtagatttgaagtcagaagatgtgACTCCAAAGCCcagatttccttttttattatctgtgtgaccttgagcaagtctaacttcaggcctcagttttctcctctacatGAAGGTGGTGAATGAGATAACGAAGTGCCTTTCCAGCTTTCAATCCTGTGATGTGTCCATGGTTAGTTAGAGTTGAAGGTTCTTCTGCTCCTTCCCCATGCCCCATGTAAACCTGAGAAACATCAGAATTTTACAACTGGAAGGAGCTTTTCAATATGGAAGAGAGCTCAGGAGATCATTTAGAGCAGCccagtcattttacaaatggggaaacaggCGAGTGaaagaaatgacattaaataaccatttatcaagtgcctgctgtgtgccaagcatttgCATCCTACTAATGGGAAGCAGTTTTTACATAGATACGTATTACATCTATACAAAACAATTACAAAGTTGGTGGgggttgttgttttgttttggatagGAGAGTAAGAACTGGGGAGGTCAGGAAGAGCCCTGTAGGAAGTAGCCCTTGAGCTCTGCCCTTCTGAAGGAGCCTGGTAGGAATGCCACGaggtgaaggaggaaggagagagcgtACTGGACACCGGGTACATCTTGGGCAAAGCCCCGGACTGACCATCCCTCCTGTGGACGTTTCAAAGGGCTCTAGGTGGCGGAGATGGGGCCAGGAAAGGAtgacccccctcccccatcttgaATTGCCTCCCACCTCTTCGACCCTTTCGACCTGCACAAGGTCATAAAGCAGTTAGGTGACTTTGTCCTCAGGTGTGATCTCTCACCTGCGTGCTCTAATATTTGTCGTATAAACCACCTAACATCtgtaaataaggaaaaaaactccAGTACGAGCCTGTGTGTTTCTTATTGGGTCAACAAACATATCATAGTTTTCCTTCCACAGCCCCAGTGCTTCAGTTCTTGAATAGGAAGCCACAAAGGCTGGAAAGGAACAGACGTAGCTACATGGCTAGTGGCAGACGCGTGGCGTACAGGTGGATCCCCTAGGTATCTCAGGGAAGAAACCCTACTCCAGCCCTGAGAAAATCCCGTCCGTAGTTTGTGTTTCGCTCTACATCCGCCTGCTAGGGCACTCTCGCTGGGAGGACTCGTGCCTGCTCTCCAAGGGGCCTGGGATCCCGCAGAATCCCTAGAGGGAGGGACTGAAGAACCGGTTGGAAGAAGAGTGCACAAGTCTCAGATGGCCTAGCGGACGGGAGGGAGTCACGGAAAAACTACAGCTCCCGGCGGCCTTCAGGACGGTACCCAAGGCGATTGGCTAACAACTTCAGCACTAACAGGTTCACCAGCCAATGGAGAAGGAAGCTTTGTCCCGACCTGATTTGTCCGAGACCAATAAAAACAGGCGGGCGTTTCCTTCTtgcttggaagaaaaaaaacgACCAAAAAACGGTGCGGTTTTAATTGTTCCTGTCTAAACTCGTCGAGACACCAGGATTGGGACTCGAAAATGTGGCTTACTCATATAAAGGAGAACGTCCATTAAAAGAACTAACACTCCTCCCCAGCTCCCCAGCCCCCGCGCTCAAAACGACTCCCCTGGGGCGTGCGCCCCGCCCcactcttctctcctcctacTGCTTCCGCTACGTCCCGTACGTGCCTGCGGCGGGCGGGGCCAAGAGGGGCGGGGCGCGGGGAGCCCGGGGCGGGGCTCAGCCTCGTTGTGGAGCGGGTTGTAATCCATCATGGCGGCCGAGGGGGTTGGTGTCTTTCCCTGAGCAGCAGCGCCGGAGCCGGTGGCCGTGTACCCGCAGCTAAGGCGCCCCCTGCCCGGCCCCCGGCCTCCGCCCCCGCCGCTGCAGCCCCGCGCCCCagctgggagggggagagacagagagagagaggcagagtgaGGCAGGCAGAAGGGGAGGCAGGTTGGCAGGGAGGGAGCGGGCGGACGCTCGGGAGCTCCGGGATATGATTGACTGACCATTGGCTGGGGTGGGGGACCCGAGGGAGGAAGGACCGTCGGGCCGGGGGCGGCGGGTGTCTCCGGGCCGAGTTTCTTACTTCTCCACCTCGAGGACTGGgcagctcctcccctcccccctccccgcctGCCCCACGGGCATCTCGGTGACTCCTTCCGGACCCTGGCTTTTGGGGTGTCGGGGGAGGCAGGACTCTCCAGCAGGGTCGTACCCTCTGCCCGGAGCTCCTCCGCCGATTGCTCCCCTGCGGGAGACGGTTGTGAGCGAGAGAACcagccttcttccttcccccGCCGACCCCTCTGCTCCCCCATACTCTCTCCTGTTCCACTCCTTTTTTTCAAAGGTTCCCCAACTCTGCcactcatctctctccccttccccccttctgTCCCTTCCCCAATAGGCTGCCAAGTTTTCCTTTCTGTCCCAGGTTCAGCTTCTCTCCCGTGCCACCCATTCAAACACTCTTCCTCAtccctttgctttcctttcctccctctctcccttccccctccagtcTTGCCAACCTCCAATGCCCTTAGTCTTTTTCTATGTCACCAAAGGCCTTAGTAGGCTCTGGACTGCCCCAGACTTTAATGCAAAGGAAAAGCCTGGGTTGGTTCCACAGGCCCTTTAAAAAAGCTGACTTAAAATTGCTGGCAATGCATTCCTGGAGTGACTGACTGCTCGTGTAAATCTACTTGTGAAGTCTGGGTGACCCAGCTCAGTTTTCCGGAGAGAAGTAGCAGCCAGATTGGCAGGAAATCGGtcaaagatgaagaaaccgagaTAGGGTTTGGGCGACTTCCACAGGAAAAGTTTCAGAGCCGGTATCCAGATCCTTCTGTCAAAGACcattcctgatttttttctgagaagtaGAGACCCAGAAACAGCtacacttttgtctttgttttgaaatCTAAAATGACATTGGCATACCTGACCCTTTTAGACTTAAGTAATAGTCCATGCAAATACTTTATTCTCAAGAGGAATGCAAAAATTGCAGTGGGAAAAGTACATTCCttgtgaatatatttttaaatggcttCACTTTTGGAAAGAAACTAATTCCTGTTCAAGTAAAAGACGTCCAAATCAATTGACACTGATAACATTATAGTTGTATCGTTCAAACTGATAAAAAACTGTAAAATTGGAGCTCCTCTTTGCCTGAGCGGACTAAGAAGCATTTTTTACACTTGGTTTTGGGAGAATTCTCTTGTGATTGACTTCAGTAAGTGATCTCTCTGGAATGTGAATGTGAAACCCAAATTATACTATTGTCATTCTAAGCTATTGGAccagtctggaagatctgaaacCCTCTTTTTCTGGGAAAGGTTGTCTATAGTTCCTTTATGGGGCAGCAGCCTGGAAAAGTCCTTGGGGACCAGAGAAGGCCAAGTTTGCCTGCCCTGCACTTTATCAAAGGAGCAGGGAAGAAGGAATCATCAAGGCATGGGGGTCCACACTGCAATGTTTTTGTggaacatggtaagtgcttaTTAGTATTGCTTAAATTAATGTTTATCATATAGACTTCGCTAGGATGCTAGAATTAGAGCACAACAGATTTTTCTGATTCAGACATCCCATTTGAAAATTTAGAAAGCTAGcatatattttccttttaggTGGCTCTTAGACTCCCTTTGTATGAgaaaaaatttctttatgatttaatGTTATGCAAAATctcatggttttatttattttctacccTTGCTCTTCAGATAGCTTGCTGTGTCAcattgggcaaataatttctccCAAATATGGGCCgcaatttctttttgtaaaatgagaggattgtacTAAATGATTGCTAAGGTCTAGTTCATTTTTTATGAATCTATGATTCATTGATAATTGAATACCAATAAATTGGTAATTGATAATTGCACATGTTACTTacaggtgcttattaaatgctggttgaatgaacagacaaatataaattcttttatcTAACATGAGTGCCAATCGTTTTCccttaataatatttttctgatttttcagtGTGTTTGAAATGACATTTATGAAAAGTTGTCATTGGAATTTTTAATGTATTGTAATTTTGTTGTCCTACTGTCTGTGTGGACTTACAGTTTGCTTCTAGTAAGCCTTTTTGGTTAAGTCAAGGCAAACAATCAACTTAGACTGATACTTCTCAGCAGGGAACAGTTATTTAACTTATGAACTCAGGGTTCTGTTCATAATTCTGTTATGAGGAATAGTATTTGTGAGGTCTTGTGACGATGTAGGCtatcattattaaaatatttagtgATGCTGGGCCCTAGTCATCAAATTCTTAAAGTGTTTTAAGTAATATGTTTGTAAAGTTCAAGTAAGGATCCAAGTTACCAAGTGGGAATAATAACTTCAGTGTATTGAACTTTTTAAACTGGTAACTGCCCGTGACTATTGAAATGTAAACATGACCCAGATTAATGAAGTTGTTAGTATTTCCCTGGGGGCCATTTAGTCCAAGGACCTTTTTAGCCAAGATGTATTCAAGgtgaagaaaaagagatgaaaataagCTAATCTTGTGAGTACTGAAAATTTTTTAGCTGCATGGTATGATTCAGTGAGTGGTGAATTTGGAGTCtaaggaccttggttcaaatcccaatgTTATCTTGttagtcatttaaactctctgggtctcagatttCTCATTGTAATGTTAAGGATATTAATATGACTTCAAATCTTCAATCTGTAACCTAATTAGAAACttgaattttaattcttcttaagATTCTTGAAAAAGCCCTgaaatcaaattaaattttagttCAGTTGACAGACAAATTTGATGATGTTTAAAATAATTGCtcattatgatttctctctcatcctctgtaccatctccctccctttaaaagttcattttaaaatacattggTAACAAGTGATAACAAAGTGAATCACTTTGTTAGAtcacctattttttaaaatatgtactttTTTCAATTGACAAaaatcctcctctccctctcccctcctctccccaggttgagaaagaaagaagagtaacTAAGGAAAACAACTTGACTATACATGTTATAAACAtctgtagtcaagcaaaacaaatttccacattggccatgtctctctctctctctctctctctctctctctctctctctctctctctctctctctctctatctctctctatctctctctctctctctctctatctctctctctgtcattctgcactctgaatccatcacctctttgtTAAGGAGGTGgagagcatgtttcatcatgagtcctctggaagtCATAGTTGGTCATTCTGTTGGTTAGAGTTCctagtctttcaaagttctttgtcttTACAGTATTGTCTTCACTGTTAAACTGTTGTCTTAGTTCTGCCTATTCCTTCTGCTTCAGTTCTtgcaagttttcccaggtttctatgAAACtatctcttttattatttcttagaacACACTGGTAACCCATTTTGATTACGGACTCAATACAGTTTCTAAGGCTGAGTTGAAAcagagtatggattgattctctgctgtttgtgctaattttggcctaacaatttaCACCAAGAAAACAGGCTCTCCACCAGCCAGCATCACACCATCCATCCATGGAACAATTGAATATAGcagatggagaaattttgaatgctgtggataagttcactttaCCTTGGCactatactttccagggatgtacacatagatgatgaggttgacacacccattgccagagctagctgtGTACTTGGAaggttctgaaggaaagtgttggggagaagaggtattagactgcctgtCAGACTGAAGGTCTGCTGaaccgttgtgctgacctcattgttgtatgcctgtgaaactggGATGGCCTGTtgacaccatgccaggaaactgaattgcttctgtttgaattgtcttaggaagattctgaagatcacctgacaagataaggtaccagacactgaggtcctttcttaagCTGAGCttctaagcattcaaactctactgcagagttGGCTGGtcatattgtttgaatgccaaacccatgtttgcctaaaagactgttttatggagaactcacacgaGTCAAGTGCTCATATGAAGGTGagaagtgatgcaaggacactttcaaggtctctctgaagaactttggaatccatTGTGAGATGGAGATGCTGTCACAGAACTGCCCAACGTAGTGTGCTCACATCAAAGAATGTGCTGGGCACTTTGAAGCAAAattgcagtagttcaaaagaaatgtgagatgttcatgtggactatttgtgcccgtcCTGTGGtggagccttccaagctcatattggtctgatcagccacagttgggcaCACTGtatcttgactccaacatagtgatgtcattttggtcatctttgagaatgaaggacaaccaccaaccaatCATTTCATTCCAATTACATACCGTAACTTGTTTAACCATTGCAcgtttctgattctttgcttcTCCAAGAAGAACCACTCCAAATATTCTTGTAcatccttagagtttgttttgcttagaactTTTTGCTTAGAGCTTTGCTTAGAACTTAGACCCTCTCTCtgattctcccctctccttcctcttctttgcctcctctttcccttttgaaTGAAATATATTCTGGTACCCAATTATGTGTGTCAGTCagtaagtaagcatttattaagtttctactctGTCTAAATTCGTAAATGTAtcacaaggcactgtgctaattattGAGGACACAAAGTGTACTTTTCCCTTTTCAGGTAAGTGTGAAATCAAATACCTACTGCGCCCCCCAGTCCTTCCTCCCTGTTTGTATAGACTTTTGCTTGTGTACCCTTTTACTTGTGTGATGATTATGTGAGATTATTTCCCCCATCCTGCCTTTACCCTTTACACCACTAGTATATTcgtcttcctttccctttccaaaaTTCTTCTTTTAACATCATCAGAACAAAGCTGAACAACTCCCAGGACTTCTATCTAATTAGACTTCCTCTATGAGGTCTGATGATAGGATTGTGAGGTGAAACATgtattctctcttcctcctccccattagaaagtaaacaCTTTATTCCAggaagcaactaggtggtgcagtgggtagagcactgggcctagagtcatgaagctatgagttcaaatctagcttgagacatttgctagctatatgaccctggtcaagtcacttaaccttggtttcctcaacatGAAAACTTCTTGGGTCCCTGCctggcagggttgttgtgagagtcacataagataatatttgtgaagtagttagcatagtgcctgacatacagtaagtgcttactaaatccttccctcctttctttccttccctgcttCATCTTGGCTTGGtcacatttacctttttatatttcttttgcttctatGCAGCTTTGGTCTCTTCATCGAGAATGCTAGGAAGCCCTATATTTCATTAGTGATTCATTTTTTACCCCTCTAagattatatttgtttttgtgGGGGAAGTTATCTTGACTGTAAACCCATGTACTTTaccttctgtaatatcatattctgagcTCTCTGCTCTTTTATGGTGGTGGCTGCTaagttgtgttgattttttttctgtgactCTTCAGtatagtacttgaattctttctttctagctacttgcagtactttttctttgacctggaaggtTTGAGTTTTGTTTGGCTATAATTTTCCTGGAGGTTTTTTGAGAGGGCTTTCAGAGGTAACCAGGagattctttctgtttccattttgccATTTGGTTCCAAGAAATGTGGGCAGTTTTTTTTATGACGTCTTGAAGTatgatgtttaggttctttttcttGGTCATCATGGCTTTTGGGTACTCTAGTGATCCTTAAATTACCTCtattcaatctgttttccaggtcagtttttgaTATgcaataccttacattttcttttcagtctttttaatttgtttgaatATTTCTTTCCTCATGGGGCATTATTGTCTTCTGTTTggtacattctaatttttaggaagtttgttGCCTGggtaatgttttctatctcttctgccaaactgttaattctctttccaattctttcttccatagctctcatttctttttcattttttatcgttgttcttatttcatttataaaaaaagttttttttaactgcttTATCTCTTTCAGTAATCCTAGTTGAACTTGTCTCAGCTGTGCATTCTTTTGAGGCTTTACTTGTAAATATTTTGGAgacattcttttcttctgaatttgtttctttgaatgtccctgtcaccataatagctttttttATGGtggtattcttttcttttgtttgttcattctttcagcctccttcttgacttcagacgTTGTGTTGGGGGCCAAGCTTCACATATTTCTGAGGATATGTTTGGGCTGGTCCTGTTGCTACTTTTTTTGGTAGTATTAGGCTTTGTGTTATTCCAGTATCTCAGGGACAGCTTAGATTGGGcatttgtaagttttcagtgtttccaaactattttgatccagggcaaagtctaATTTCTGCCCTCTGGTTGAGCtttgcaagttcctgacctgggtttaagtctgtGCAATAGACCTGTCTACTGGCTATGGTGATAGTTCTGATAGATTCCTGCTGGACTCAGCCACTTCCAGCCAGCTGGAAAACTCTGCTTGCTCAGAGTGACAGAACTGCAGGATTCCTTATGATATCGGATTCCTGCCCTGCTTATTCCCCACTGGACATAAGGAAGCTGGAACGGAGACCTTGGGATCTCCAGACTTGGCTGGAGCCTGGAACTTTGCTCTGATGAACCATGCAGATGCTGCTTGTTTCTGTATGTGCTCCAAGGTACATAGCCTCAGGCCCAAGATTGCTCCTTACCCTAGCACACTATCCTTAGGCACCAGTCCCATCCTCAGTcagccctggatctgtgaccttaGTGTAAACTTGGTAGTGAGTAACAGAACTGCCTGTTGGCATCTGCTCCTGTAACCTGCACAGGTTTGGACCCCTCTTTGCTGGATTTGGAATGTCTTCTTACCCTGGTACACAgactcttcctgtgatggaatactgtgtGGGCCAGTTCCCAGTTAGACTGTATCCTCAGTATCCACAgaactctccatctctctctgcaaacttgggctggaaaaatatctcatgattttttcccctcagattTCCTGATCAGGATTTGGTCTAATGCTGTTTTTCAGATCTGTTTGGAGGTGTTGAGCATAGCAGAGTTTGACTATACTTCCTGCTATTCCACTGTTTTGGCTCTCCAGCAGTTTTTCTTTAGTACTGTTATTTGTTGACCATAGTATATTTTCTTTGGGTTGAAgtacagtattttttaaaaaaatttttttcctctgatcttttaaatGCTACTGTATGATATAGCTTAACTGGAGTTACACATCAGCATACTGAAATAGTGTATTGGACAAGCTTGAATCTAGGAACCAGAAATAGATTAATGATCATAAAGCGATACTAAAAGGAATGTCAGATGACTACATTTTTTAGGATGATTTGGGGTTAAGAAGGTTAGTAAAATTTACAAGGGTAAATAGAAGTCATAATGTTATCTTTTTGTTCCATATGTCTCCCAGAGAATTCAGCAAATTAACAGTTTTGAAAGCATTAGTAGGAATAATGTTTTGTTAGtagatataaaataattcattcttAGTCTCacttataaaatctttttttgtaattgtttCCTTTATATGTTTAAAGTTTATTAAATGAGGATTTTAGCATTTCTTGTTTTataaaattgagatttttttaGGGGTAAgggtttaaaaaatacaaattttgcatgaataaaataatacatgtTATCTTTAAGCTCTAATATTTCTTCTGGATTTGGGGGGATGATGGTATAGTTGGATAGttgttggattt from Notamacropus eugenii isolate mMacEug1 chromosome 1, mMacEug1.pri_v2, whole genome shotgun sequence includes these protein-coding regions:
- the LOC140519577 gene encoding uncharacterized protein; translation: MSPKALVGSGLPQTLMQRKSLGWFHRPFKKADLKLLAMHSWSD